The following proteins come from a genomic window of Salvia hispanica cultivar TCC Black 2014 chromosome 4, UniMelb_Shisp_WGS_1.0, whole genome shotgun sequence:
- the LOC125220644 gene encoding uncharacterized protein LOC125220644, with product MTSCNALFDYHGPNRTSEYKILPKPYSKPSPCRFERPPCTACYHETSGMWYDHSLQDCKVVNLVHTRFEYELSYDDHSAHHIELYSLKTNSWKRIECKDYEYSSSQDWTQSCDLSSAACVSGTFYHAMYEAILSFDISTETFSRLPFPDGWFHERSYIVEYKGLLSALVFSDNEDSVPWKYDDHATRKYQFWIMRDGLWTRDEMVFHIPGMERPIWFSQDGMLLYFESLRHELVLFDCATGKLKYLSVNSPMRCPKMVEIFGVSCLEEDQVKQEDDEDNTLSKISLILNLDALSLESKL from the exons ATGACTAGCTGTAATGCTCTATTTGATTATCATGGTCCGAATCGGACTAGTGAGTATAAGATCCTCCCCAAGCCGTATTCGAAACCCTCACCTTGCAGGTTCGAACGCCCACCTTGCACTGCTTGCTATCATGAAACAAGTGGAATGTGGTATGACCATTCATTACAAGATTGCAAAGTGGTGAATCTTGTTCATACTCGTTTCGAATACGAATTGAGTTATGATGACCATTCCGCTCATCACATCGAATTGTATTCACTCAAAACTAATTCTTGGAAGAGAATAGAATGCAAAGATTATGAATACAGCAGTTCACAAGATTGGACTCAGTCTTGTGATCTAAGTAGCGCGGCTTGCGTGTCCGGGACTTTTTACCATGCAATGTACGAAGCCATCCTTTCTTTCGACATTTCTACTGAAACTTTTTCCAGATTACCCTTCCCAGATGGTTGGTTTCACGAGCGTAGTTACATTGTAGAGTATAAAGGGTTATTAAGTGCTCTTGTATTCTCGGACAATGAAGATTCTGTACCTTGGAAATATGACGATCATGCGACTAGGAAGTatcaattttggattatgaGAGATGGATTGTGGACAAGAGATGAAATGGTTTTTCATATTCCTGGCATGGAGAGGCCGATATGGTTCTCACAGGACGGTATGCTGTTGTATTTTGAAAGCCTTCGTCATGAGCTAGTGTTGTTTGATTGTGCCACCGGAAAGTTGAAGTATCTCAGTGTCAATAGCCCTATGAGATGTCCAAAGATGGTTGAGATCTTTGGAGTTTCATGTCTTGAGGAG GATCAGGTGAAacaagaagatgatgaagacaATACTTTGTCTAAAATCAGCCTTATCCTCAACCTCGACGCTTTGTCTTT AGAGTCGAAGCTATGA